DNA sequence from the Novosphingobium sp. KACC 22771 genome:
GCCTTGGTGCCCGGTGCATCGAGCGAGGCATCGCCGCAGCTCATCGCGGTCAGCGCCGAGAGGTGGCCACCTGCCGATCCGCCCCAGATGCCGGTGCGCGTGGGGTCAATGCCAAAGCGCGCCGCATTGCCTTTCAGGAAGCGCAGCGCCGCGCGGGCATCCTGCACCTGCGCGGGGAAGGGGGCCTCGGCGGCGAGGCGGTATTCAAGGCTGGCCACAACAAAGCCTTCGCCCGCCAGACGCGCCAGCGCGGCGGGGAAATTGGACAGCGCCCCGGTATGGCGCGTATGCCCCGCCACCCAGCCGCCGCCGTGGATATAGAGCACCAGCGGTTTTGGCCCGACGCTCTTGGGCGGCATATAGATATCGACGATCATCGGACGATAGCCCGAAATGGTGGAATAGGTGACATCGGCAAGGCTGGTCACGCCGCCTGGCCATTGGGTAACATGCACCGGATAGTGATCCTCCAGCACCGGCGCGGCCGCGACGGGAAAGACGCGCGGGGCGGGCTTGGCGGCCCCGGCCGAGGCGATACCGGGCAGCGCCATGGCCAGCGCCAGGGTAAGAAGATATTTGCTCATGAGGCCCTCTCAGACTGTGTTATGTGAACCAGATAGTACACATCAGTCGCGAGGGCGCAACGCTTCGCTTGGCACAAATTGTATCAGGCGTGCAAAAACCCGCTTATCCCGCCTTTACCCAGCGCAGGACGCAATCGATGATCTGGACCCGGCGCCGTGCCTTTTGCGCGGATTCGGCAAAGTCCACGCCAAAGTTTTGGCGGAAAGTGTACCGGTTGGATACGTTGTAGAAAGACAGCGCCGAAATCGTCATATGCAGATCGACCGGATCGATCCCGTCGCGAAACACGCCCTGATCTACACCCTTTTTCAGGATCGCGCCCAGCGCGGCAATCACCGTGCGGTTGCGTTCGCGCATGCCGGGAATCTGGGCGATATGGTCGCCCTTGTGGACGTTTTCGTTCATGACCAGACGCACGAAATCGGGATGTTCAAAGTGATAGTCGAAATTGTGCCCGATGATCGCGCGCAATGCCTGTTCGGGCGAAAGATCCTCGAACCGCGCGGCCTGCTCCTGATTGCGGATCGTTTCATAGGCGCGTTGCAAAACGGCCTGATACAGCCCGTCCTTGCTGCCGAAATGATAATAGATCATCCGCTTGGAGGTCTGGGTCTTTTCCGCGATCTCGTCGATCCGCGCGCCGGCAAGCCCTTTTTCGGAAAATTCATGGCCCGCAACTTCAAGAATGTCCTCGCGCGTGCGCAGCGCGGTCAACTGACGCTTGGACAGGCCCGCGGTTTCAGATTGGCCCGTATTTTCCGATTCCACCGTGCTGTCCTGCGTCACCTTGCCTGCAACTCCCGCGGGTCAGGGCGATCCCGTGCCCGAACCGTCATCGGACTAGCCCAAGCATCGCCGCTTGTCATCCCCGTCGGGGTGGCAGGCGCGGGACGGATGTGCCACAAGGGGCCAAACTCTATCCGGAAAGCTCGGTTAATTCATGGAAAATAGCTCGTCCCTGCTGCATGACGGATTTCTGTTGCTGGGTTTTGCGATGGTCTTTGTGCTGGTTTTCCGGCGGTTGGGGCTGGGGGCCACGCTGGGCTATCTGCTGGCGGGCGCGGTGGTGGGGCCGCATGTGCTGGGCCTTGTGGGCGAGGCCGAGCAGAAGTTGGGCTTTGCCGAACTGGGCATCACGCTGCTGCTGTTTCTGGTCGGTCTGGAATTGAACCCGGCGCGCCTGTGGAAGATGCGGCGCGATATTCTGGGGCTGGGTGCAATACAGGTGGTGGCCTGCGGGGCGGCGCTGGCGGGCTTTATCTATGTGGCCACGATGCTCTCGCCCATGGCGGCGCTGGCGCTGGGGATGCCGCTGGCGCTGTCCTCGACCGCGCAGGTTTTGCCGATGCTGCAGGCGGCGGGGCGTCTGCGCACGCCGTTTGGTGAGCGGACCTTTGCCATCCTGCTGTTTCAGGATCTCTCGATCATCCCGATGATCACGATCATCGCCACGATGAGCCGCAATCCGGCCGACGCCAACGGCCCTCCGGGCTGGCAACTGGCGCTTTATACAGTGCTGGCGATTGCGGGGCTGATCCTTGCCGGGCGCTATTTGATCCGCCCGCTGTTCCGCCTGATCGGCAATCTGGGCGAGCGCGAAATGTTCATCGTCGCCGCGCTCTTTACGGTGATGGCCAGCGCGGCGGTGATGGAGCTGTTGGGGCTCTCCACGGCGCTGGGGGCGTTTGTTGCGGGCGTGATGCTGGCGGATTCGCCCTATCGGCATGAATTGGAGGCCGATGTCGAACCGTTCCGTTCGATCCTGCTGGGGCTGTTCTTCCTTGCCGTGGGCATGATGCTCGATCTGCACACCATTGCCGAGCGGCCGTTTTTCGTCATCGGCATGGCGCTGGGACTGGTGGCGATCAAGACGCTGGTGATTTTTGGCATAGGCAAGATTTTCGGCATGGCGTGGCGCGGGGCTCTGGCGCTGGGCCTGCTGCTCAGCCAGGGCGGCGAATTCGGCTTCGTGCTGTTTACCCAGGCCCAGCACGCGCTGTTGATCGCGCCCGAGGCAGCCAGTCTGTTTGGCGCGATCGTCACCGTTTCCATGGCCACCACGCCGTTCCTGATGATGGCCACCAAACGCATGCGCGAGGAGCCGGGCAAGGCCAAGGGCGAGCGCGCCGGGCCGGAAAATGCTGATCGCGCCACCGCTATCGTTGTGGGCTATGGCCGCTTTGGCCAGAGCGTGGCCCAGATGCTGAACGCCAGCGACATTTCCGTGACCATGATCGACAGCGACATCGAGATGATCGACATCGCCAGCAGCTTTGGCGCCAAGGTCTATTTCGGCGATGGCACGCGTCTCGACCTGCTGCGTCTGGCCGGTGCCGAGGATGCCAGCATGGTCCTGTTCTGCATGGACGGCGATCAGCTCTCGGCCGATGCGGTCGAGGCGGTGCATCAGGCTTTCCCGCAGGCCAGCCTCTATGTGCGCGCCTATGATCGGCGCGCGGTGATCCGGTTGAAGAAAACACCTGCTTCACGGATCGTGCGCGAGGTGATGGAATCGGCGGTCAAGATGGCGCGCCTTGCGCTGGAGGACAGCGGGGTCAGCATTGAGGCGATCAACCGCGCCGAGGAAGTATACCGCGCCAGCGATCGGGAGCGTTTGAAGATTCAGATTGAGGCAGGCGATGTGCGCGCCGCGCGCGGTATGATCATCGTTCGTCCGGCAAGCGAGGAATAGGCGCAGCAGAGGCAGCGTTTATGTACCCGTTCGTGCAAGAGTTTATGATAGCGCTTGCATAGATGGTCTGCGCAACCTATCCATCGGCGTCATGAAACAGACTCGCGCCGATTTTGACCCTTCCGCCCCTGAAGATTTTGACAGCGCCCATGCCGAATATGCCCGCCTGCGCGCCCAATGCCCGGTGGCCCATGCCAATGAACTCGGCGGCTTTTGGGCGCTGACCAAATATGACGATGTAAAGCGGGCAGCGTCGGATTATGCCGCCTTTACCACCACGGTCCAGAATGTGGTGCCCAAGGTGGCCTTTACCGGGCGGCGGCCGCCGCTCCACCTCGATCCGCCCGAACATACGCCCTATCGCCGCGCGCTTAACCCCCTGCTTTCGCGCGAAAAAGCCGAAGCTCTCGAGCCTCGCGCGCGCGAACTCACCCGCGCCGCGCTGGCCCCTTTGGTGGCGCGGGGCGGAGGCGATATCTGCATCGAGTTTTCCTCGCATCTGCCGGTGCAGATCTTTGGCGAATGGATGCGGATGCCGTCCGAATGGCTCGAAACGCTGCATCGTCAGGGGCGCGAATTCGTGCTGGCGGTGCATTTGAACGATCCCGACAAGATGAAGGAGACCAGCCTGCGCCTCTATGACATGGCGCGCGCGCTGATCGCCATCCGGCGCGAACATCCCGAAGATCCCGCGCTCGATCCCACCGCCGCCCTGCTGGAGGCGCGGCATGAGGGGCAGGCGTTGCCCGATGAGTTGATTGTCGGCTCGGTGCGGCAAATCCTGCTGGTGGGCATTGTCGCGCCCTTGGTGATGGTGGGCAATATGGCGGTGCATCTTTGCCGCGACCGCGCTTTGCAGGATCAGCTGCGCCGGCATCCCGAGCTGATCCAGGCGGCGGTGGAGGAATTCCTGCGCCTCTATACCCCCTATCGCGGATTTGCCCGGACGGCGGTGCAGGATATTGAAATACGCGGCGAAAAAATCTGCGCGGGCGAGGCGGTGGCCTTGCTCTATGGTTCGGCCAACCGCGATGAGGAGGTGTTTCCCTATGGCGACTGTTTCATCCTCAACCGCCCCAATATTGCCGACCATCTCGCCTTTGGCCGCGGGCCGCACAATTGCCCGGGACTGCATCTGGGGCGGATGGAATTGAAGGTGGCGCTGGAGGAAATTCTGGCCGCAACGCCGGGCGGCTTTGAACTGGCGGGCGAGATTGCGATGAGCCGCTGGCCGGAAATCGGCGCGCTCTCGGTGCCGCTGCGCTTTCTTTAATCGCGGCGCAACAGGACCGAGAGGTTGTTGGCAGGCATGGGCAGCACCGCCTCGACGCGCAGACCATGGCCCGCCGCGCAAGCGCTGACATCATCGAGATCGCGCAGGCCCCATTCCGGGTCGCGCGCAAGCAGGTCGGCATCGAAGGCCTCGTTGCTCGGCTCCAGCGCCACCCCTGCGCGGCGATAGGGGCCGTAGAGATAGAGCAGCCCGCCCGCAGGCAATATCGCACCCGCCCCGCGCATCAGCCCCTCTGTGGCCGCCCAGGGGCTGATATGGATCATGTTGATGCACACAATCGCATCGGCATGCCCCACCGGCCAATCCCCCGCGGCATCCAGCGCCAGCGGTGGAGCGACATTGTCCAGCCCCTCGGCCGCCGTCCACGCCGCGATCGAGGCGCGGGCCTCGGGCGAGGGGTCGGAAGGCCGCCATTGCAGATGGGGCAGGGCGCGGGCGAAATGCACGATATGCTCGCCCGACCCGCTGGCCAATTCCAGCACCACGCCCGAGGGCGGCAATGCATCGCGCAGCACATCAAGGATGGGGTCGCGGTTGCGCGCGGCGGCGGGCGCGATACGGCGCAGGTCTGGGCTGGTCATGCCGCCGGATTAGACGCTTATTCCGACCGCATCAATCATGCCCCGCCAATCGCAGGGCGTGGGCCTCGCGATACAGGTCCTCGCGGAAATCGGGATGGGCGATGGCGATCAGAGCCTGCGCACGCTCGGCCAGCGTCTTGCCCTTCATATCGGCCACGCCATATTCGGTGACGACCAGATGCGTATCATTGCGCGACGTCGTAACCGGCCCGGACAGGCGCGGGGTAATGCGCGAAATCGTGCCGCCCGCCGCCGTGGAGTGACAGGCGATGATCGATTTGCCCCCTGCCGACATATAGGCCCCGCGCACGAAATCGACCTGACCGCCGGTGCCGGAAAATTGCCGCCCGGCGACGAATTCGGAATTGCACGCGCCGTGGAAATCGACCTGCGTGGTGGCATTGACCGAGACGACACGATCATTGCGGGCGATCACGGCGGGGTTGTTGACATATTCGACCGGAAAAGCCTGCGCGGCCGGATTGTCGTCGATGAAATCATACAGCGCCCGGTCGCCCAGCGCGA
Encoded proteins:
- a CDS encoding alpha/beta hydrolase; protein product: MSKYLLTLALAMALPGIASAGAAKPAPRVFPVAAAPVLEDHYPVHVTQWPGGVTSLADVTYSTISGYRPMIVDIYMPPKSVGPKPLVLYIHGGGWVAGHTRHTGALSNFPAALARLAGEGFVVASLEYRLAAEAPFPAQVQDARAALRFLKGNAARFGIDPTRTGIWGGSAGGHLSALTAMSCGDASLDAPGTKAAPGSECVQAAVIWYGVFDFGALSASRPGGQDGAAAKLLGCNGPCTAEKFAAASPNTYIDAKDPPFLLIHGTEDKTVPVAQSHLGEHKLKAAGVPVESIYIEGVDHSFIGKTPEQTREATLRAMNATFDFLHARLDKKIAAK
- a CDS encoding TetR/AcrR family transcriptional regulator — translated: MTQDSTVESENTGQSETAGLSKRQLTALRTREDILEVAGHEFSEKGLAGARIDEIAEKTQTSKRMIYYHFGSKDGLYQAVLQRAYETIRNQEQAARFEDLSPEQALRAIIGHNFDYHFEHPDFVRLVMNENVHKGDHIAQIPGMRERNRTVIAALGAILKKGVDQGVFRDGIDPVDLHMTISALSFYNVSNRYTFRQNFGVDFAESAQKARRRVQIIDCVLRWVKAG
- a CDS encoding cation:proton antiporter domain-containing protein, which encodes MENSSSLLHDGFLLLGFAMVFVLVFRRLGLGATLGYLLAGAVVGPHVLGLVGEAEQKLGFAELGITLLLFLVGLELNPARLWKMRRDILGLGAIQVVACGAALAGFIYVATMLSPMAALALGMPLALSSTAQVLPMLQAAGRLRTPFGERTFAILLFQDLSIIPMITIIATMSRNPADANGPPGWQLALYTVLAIAGLILAGRYLIRPLFRLIGNLGEREMFIVAALFTVMASAAVMELLGLSTALGAFVAGVMLADSPYRHELEADVEPFRSILLGLFFLAVGMMLDLHTIAERPFFVIGMALGLVAIKTLVIFGIGKIFGMAWRGALALGLLLSQGGEFGFVLFTQAQHALLIAPEAASLFGAIVTVSMATTPFLMMATKRMREEPGKAKGERAGPENADRATAIVVGYGRFGQSVAQMLNASDISVTMIDSDIEMIDIASSFGAKVYFGDGTRLDLLRLAGAEDASMVLFCMDGDQLSADAVEAVHQAFPQASLYVRAYDRRAVIRLKKTPASRIVREVMESAVKMARLALEDSGVSIEAINRAEEVYRASDRERLKIQIEAGDVRAARGMIIVRPASEE
- a CDS encoding cytochrome P450; this translates as MKQTRADFDPSAPEDFDSAHAEYARLRAQCPVAHANELGGFWALTKYDDVKRAASDYAAFTTTVQNVVPKVAFTGRRPPLHLDPPEHTPYRRALNPLLSREKAEALEPRARELTRAALAPLVARGGGDICIEFSSHLPVQIFGEWMRMPSEWLETLHRQGREFVLAVHLNDPDKMKETSLRLYDMARALIAIRREHPEDPALDPTAALLEARHEGQALPDELIVGSVRQILLVGIVAPLVMVGNMAVHLCRDRALQDQLRRHPELIQAAVEEFLRLYTPYRGFARTAVQDIEIRGEKICAGEAVALLYGSANRDEEVFPYGDCFILNRPNIADHLAFGRGPHNCPGLHLGRMELKVALEEILAATPGGFELAGEIAMSRWPEIGALSVPLRFL
- a CDS encoding DUF938 domain-containing protein, which encodes MTSPDLRRIAPAAARNRDPILDVLRDALPPSGVVLELASGSGEHIVHFARALPHLQWRPSDPSPEARASIAAWTAAEGLDNVAPPLALDAAGDWPVGHADAIVCINMIHISPWAATEGLMRGAGAILPAGGLLYLYGPYRRAGVALEPSNEAFDADLLARDPEWGLRDLDDVSACAAGHGLRVEAVLPMPANNLSVLLRRD